Proteins co-encoded in one Polluticoccus soli genomic window:
- a CDS encoding toxin-antitoxin system YwqK family antitoxin, with translation MRTFFLIILLAAGCQSIAQKKVEYYPNGAKKFEGDYFYAWKTADAGEMVWPLDTTQLYDPRQNKVEELDLYMNMFPTKEFEGICTFYFVNGQKAFQGNYNRGVKNGKFNYWWVDGTLVAEKNFVNGMADGKWVAYGLFKQAMVTESYKAFTQAQLETVFNDVVKEFTKDGYSEADRLDKDWWHMESRRRIEYDESNTALAGAERFVSQFYDFTKVLQQRSIWDGEFIYLNSETKKKAIEMYFKDNVPIDTWKVWDGEGNVDMEGTFKGGKLVKFKDYRVAATSPTPAPQQSEPTKTRKGKKQADEQPLQDNR, from the coding sequence CAAAAGAAAGTAGAATATTACCCTAACGGTGCCAAGAAGTTTGAGGGCGATTATTTCTATGCCTGGAAAACCGCTGATGCTGGCGAAATGGTCTGGCCGCTGGATACTACCCAACTCTACGATCCGAGACAGAATAAAGTAGAAGAACTGGACCTGTACATGAACATGTTCCCTACTAAGGAATTTGAGGGCATCTGCACTTTTTACTTTGTGAATGGCCAAAAGGCTTTCCAGGGCAACTATAACCGCGGTGTAAAGAATGGCAAATTCAACTATTGGTGGGTGGATGGCACGTTGGTGGCCGAAAAGAATTTTGTGAATGGTATGGCGGATGGTAAATGGGTGGCTTACGGTCTTTTTAAACAGGCCATGGTCACCGAGAGCTATAAGGCCTTTACCCAGGCGCAGCTGGAAACGGTGTTTAACGATGTGGTCAAGGAATTTACAAAGGACGGTTATTCTGAAGCCGACAGGCTGGACAAAGACTGGTGGCATATGGAAAGCCGCCGCAGAATAGAGTATGATGAGAGCAACACCGCGCTGGCTGGCGCCGAACGATTTGTCAGCCAGTTCTATGATTTTACAAAAGTGCTGCAGCAGCGGTCTATATGGGACGGTGAGTTTATTTACCTCAATAGCGAGACGAAGAAGAAGGCTATCGAGATGTATTTTAAAGACAATGTACCTATTGATACCTGGAAAGTTTGGGATGGAGAAGGTAATGTGGATATGGAAGGCACGTTCAAAGGCGGTAAGCTGGTGAAGTTTAAGGACTATCGTGTTGCTGCTACATCGCCGACACCCGCACCGCAACAGTCAGAGCCAACCAAGACGCGTAAAGGAAAAAAGCAGGCTGACGAGCAACCGCTGCAGGACAACCGGTAA